A window from Kovacikia minuta CCNUW1 encodes these proteins:
- a CDS encoding IS110 family RNA-guided transposase, protein MTPEKIWVGIDVSKETLDVYILPQGLSLQLPNSEAGVQSLIEQLQEMSVHLVVLESTGGLERTVVVGLHNATIAVAVVNPRKVKGFAIALGKAKTDRIDAEVIARFAQSVNLQPQAVVAPIAQQLSDLMHRRQQLVEIQVAEKNRLARASQTVQPDIEEHLKHLAQRLDALNEQIQTLGQQQADWQRKDQILQSVKGIGPLTAALCLVELPELGKLNEKQIARLVGVAPLNQDSGKHKGKRRISGGRTRVRCGLYMAVLVATRHNPVIRDFYQRLLSKGKPKPVALVACIRKLLVILNAMIRDNTLWQTPA, encoded by the coding sequence ATGACACCTGAAAAGATATGGGTTGGGATTGATGTCAGTAAAGAGACACTGGATGTGTACATCCTGCCGCAGGGGTTGAGCTTACAGTTGCCCAACAGCGAGGCAGGAGTGCAAAGCCTGATTGAACAACTTCAAGAAATGTCAGTGCACTTAGTGGTGCTCGAATCGACGGGTGGATTGGAACGAACCGTTGTTGTGGGATTGCACAACGCTACGATTGCTGTTGCCGTCGTCAACCCTCGAAAAGTCAAGGGATTCGCCATTGCTTTAGGCAAAGCGAAGACCGACAGAATTGATGCCGAAGTCATTGCTCGCTTTGCTCAAAGTGTGAACCTGCAACCGCAAGCCGTCGTTGCCCCAATCGCACAACAACTCAGTGACCTGATGCACCGCCGTCAGCAATTGGTCGAAATCCAAGTGGCAGAGAAGAATCGCTTAGCGCGTGCCTCACAAACCGTGCAACCCGACATCGAAGAGCATCTCAAACACTTAGCGCAACGCCTCGATGCCTTGAATGAGCAGATTCAAACTCTCGGTCAACAGCAAGCCGATTGGCAACGCAAAGACCAGATTTTGCAATCGGTGAAGGGCATTGGTCCCCTCACTGCCGCTCTGTGTTTGGTGGAACTTCCCGAACTCGGCAAGCTCAACGAAAAACAGATTGCTCGTTTGGTCGGCGTCGCGCCCCTCAACCAGGACAGTGGCAAACACAAAGGCAAACGCAGGATTTCTGGAGGACGCACTCGCGTTCGTTGTGGGTTGTATATGGCAGTTCTGGTTGCCACTCGTCACAACCCTGTCATTCGAGACTTCTATCAACGCTTGCTCTCAAAAGGCAAACCTAAACCTGTTGCCCTCGTTGCCTGTATCCGCAAGCTTCTGGTCATTCTCAATGCCATGATTCGCGACAACACGCTCTGGCAAACTCCTGCTTAG